In a genomic window of Thermoproteus tenax Kra 1:
- the cmk gene encoding (d)CMP kinase → MVVVAISGQPGSGKTSVAREISRVLGLRLRSSGALFRELAQRYGMDLIEFHKYAEKNFEIDREVDKMAIEEAKRGDAVLEGHLTAWVVRPYADICIYLKGAADVRARRVALRDGRTYEEALREILEREELNRRRYKMIYNIDITDLSPFDLVIDTTYLSQNDVVRIALDFVCTALSAKFSRDFCASRK, encoded by the coding sequence ATGGTAGTTGTCGCAATTTCGGGCCAACCGGGCAGTGGAAAGACCTCGGTAGCCAGGGAGATCTCGCGCGTGTTGGGCCTTAGGTTGAGGTCTTCCGGAGCTTTATTTAGAGAACTTGCGCAGAGGTATGGAATGGACTTGATAGAATTCCATAAATACGCCGAAAAGAACTTTGAAATAGATAGAGAGGTCGACAAAATGGCTATAGAGGAGGCGAAGAGAGGCGATGCAGTGCTTGAGGGCCACTTGACTGCGTGGGTCGTGAGGCCCTACGCAGATATCTGTATTTATCTCAAGGGGGCCGCTGATGTAAGAGCTAGGAGGGTGGCGTTGCGCGATGGGCGTACGTACGAGGAGGCGTTGAGGGAGATACTAGAGAGGGAAGAGCTAAATAGGCGAAGATATAAGATGATCTACAATATCGATATAACCGACCTCTCGCCGTTTGACTTAGTCATTGACACTACATATCTCTCTCAGAACGATGTTGTGAGGATAGCGCTCGACTTCGTCTGCACCGCCCTTTCGGCTAAATTTTCCAGAGATTTTTGTGCTTCGCGTAAGTGA
- a CDS encoding ABC transporter ATP-binding protein, with protein sequence MWVESLTVKLGDRYVLQDVTLRIVPGINLILGPNGAGKTTLLRTLAGIYRPSSGRVELKGAVSYVPAEFSNVDLRVIDVLLAGDGRRPRDYLAWLSAVGLGGYERRIFSRLSTGEKRLVLLAKALAEGDVVLMDEPTANLDLARKSSIIGLLAKLKKSKVFVVASHDLDLINVADSVVLLREGRAVQMEPERVDVDLLSKIYGVKVATLSLGDRRVFVPSY encoded by the coding sequence ATGTGGGTAGAGTCTCTGACCGTTAAGTTGGGCGACCGCTACGTGCTCCAAGACGTTACATTGAGGATAGTACCCGGCATCAACTTAATTTTGGGCCCGAATGGGGCCGGGAAGACGACCTTATTGAGAACTCTCGCCGGCATCTATCGGCCTTCGTCAGGTAGAGTTGAGTTGAAAGGGGCTGTCAGCTACGTGCCTGCAGAGTTCTCCAACGTAGATCTAAGGGTAATCGACGTCTTATTGGCTGGAGATGGAAGAAGGCCTAGGGACTATCTGGCTTGGTTGAGCGCCGTCGGTTTGGGGGGCTATGAACGGCGTATCTTCTCCCGCCTCAGCACGGGCGAGAAACGGCTGGTGCTTCTGGCTAAGGCGCTCGCCGAAGGCGATGTCGTATTGATGGATGAGCCCACGGCCAACCTCGACCTGGCGCGCAAAAGCTCCATAATCGGCTTGCTTGCTAAACTGAAAAAGTCGAAGGTCTTCGTCGTGGCGTCACACGACTTAGACCTCATAAATGTAGCGGACTCGGTTGTGCTTTTGAGGGAGGGACGCGCCGTCCAGATGGAGCCTGAGCGGGTTGACGTAGATCTATTGTCCAAGATATATGGCGTCAAAGTGGCGACGTTAAGCCTCGGCGATAGGAGGGTCTTTGTCCCCAGCTATTAG
- a CDS encoding FecCD family ABC transporter permease yields MSPKGIALLSALATPPLFFAFLMTGSVFVPPNKFFDGNYAVIVWYIRLPTAIAAALIGSILSMSGAVMQTLYRNPLLDPYIAGTASGAAFGALLAYALVAAGLSPVYLILYQVPLAFFFATTASITTLAIGRGDVYATVIGGVAVSYLFSAATTIGLSYLSSLMPQIPPVTFWLFGYIDYVGYRIDVVLAAIVALMTVFAIREARRMDLVAISDELAHVRRLRPNTYRALWIAMISLSVSFVVSQVGVIGFVGLMVPHIVKQMLGHSSAREVVPSSAAVGAPVLLASDILARGALGFSVPVTAITSIFSVPVILLVLKNVGRVSDR; encoded by the coding sequence GTGAGCCCAAAAGGAATAGCACTTTTATCCGCTCTGGCTACACCTCCCTTGTTTTTCGCGTTTTTAATGACCGGCTCTGTCTTTGTACCTCCGAATAAGTTCTTCGATGGAAACTACGCTGTCATTGTCTGGTACATACGGTTGCCCACGGCCATTGCGGCGGCCCTTATAGGCTCCATTCTCTCCATGTCGGGCGCTGTGATGCAGACTCTATATAGGAACCCGCTCCTAGATCCATATATAGCCGGCACGGCCTCTGGCGCCGCCTTCGGGGCCTTGTTGGCGTACGCCCTAGTGGCGGCCGGCCTATCCCCTGTCTATCTGATCCTTTATCAAGTGCCTCTCGCATTCTTTTTCGCAACAACGGCCAGCATAACGACATTGGCTATAGGCAGAGGCGATGTATATGCCACCGTCATAGGCGGGGTCGCCGTCTCCTATCTATTCTCGGCGGCTACGACTATAGGTCTATCTTATCTGTCGTCGCTTATGCCGCAGATACCCCCGGTCACGTTCTGGCTCTTCGGATATATTGACTACGTGGGGTATAGAATTGACGTCGTCCTAGCCGCTATAGTTGCGCTTATGACGGTTTTTGCCATAAGGGAGGCCAGGCGTATGGACTTGGTCGCTATAAGCGATGAGCTGGCCCACGTGAGGAGGCTGAGACCCAACACGTATAGAGCCCTCTGGATAGCTATGATATCTCTGTCTGTGTCGTTCGTAGTATCACAAGTCGGAGTGATAGGCTTCGTGGGACTAATGGTGCCGCACATCGTCAAACAGATGTTGGGGCACAGCTCTGCCAGAGAGGTGGTTCCCTCCAGCGCAGCGGTGGGCGCGCCTGTGCTGTTGGCCTCCGACATACTGGCCAGAGGGGCACTCGGCTTTTCAGTGCCCGTGACGGCAATAACCTCGATCTTCTCAGTGCCCGTAATCTTGCTTGTGTTGAAAAATGTGGGTAGAGTCTCTGACCGTTAA
- a CDS encoding ABC transporter substrate-binding protein yields the protein MNTRNIMFAIAVVAVAIIAGIIGYHLRVPQAPTATTTVSYVSTTVTTVTTTITASYTTTVTATTSYYPIEVADALNRTLVISSEPATVVSLAPSITQMLVALGLCNRIIGLDQFSYQLLSELNATSCLPANAEVIKINAMSPTGFNETVMLLHPDIVLADAGFEALWARDLPKTGLNVYFLRGTLAANITGIEEDLLALGKIFHKEQRAQALVTWMNRELEIYGAPLNASVAVIVWINPDGSFYAAGNNTFISAVVDAAGGINAIERGGWGPFEPSLLIASNPDVIVLSAMGVSNCTYALQALDNIPGVNKVAAYRSGRVYVVSGLPEDALEEPSLMSVYAVVMLHKVLTGNAPHCLTSAWFLKSLNATLLIKGINSP from the coding sequence ATGAATACTAGGAACATAATGTTTGCGATCGCGGTTGTGGCCGTCGCAATTATAGCTGGAATTATAGGCTATCACTTGAGAGTTCCTCAAGCGCCGACGGCTACGACAACGGTGAGCTATGTATCTACTACAGTTACGACCGTCACTACTACTATTACGGCGTCCTACACCACCACCGTCACAGCTACGACATCTTACTACCCTATCGAGGTCGCCGACGCCCTTAATAGGACCCTTGTAATATCCTCTGAACCCGCCACTGTGGTCTCGCTAGCGCCCAGTATAACCCAGATGCTAGTGGCCCTTGGTCTCTGTAATAGAATAATCGGCCTCGACCAATTTAGCTATCAACTATTGAGCGAGTTGAACGCCACATCTTGTCTCCCTGCCAACGCCGAGGTTATCAAGATAAATGCCATGTCGCCGACAGGTTTCAACGAGACCGTGATGCTCCTACATCCCGATATAGTGTTAGCCGACGCAGGCTTTGAGGCACTTTGGGCGCGGGATCTGCCCAAGACAGGTCTAAACGTCTATTTCCTCAGAGGAACTTTGGCGGCAAACATAACCGGGATAGAGGAGGATCTCCTAGCTCTGGGCAAGATCTTTCATAAAGAGCAGAGGGCCCAAGCATTGGTAACTTGGATGAACAGAGAGCTCGAGATATATGGAGCTCCCTTGAATGCGTCCGTCGCGGTTATAGTCTGGATAAATCCTGATGGATCCTTCTACGCCGCCGGCAACAACACATTTATATCGGCAGTGGTTGATGCGGCCGGAGGGATCAACGCCATAGAGAGAGGGGGCTGGGGGCCCTTCGAGCCTTCGCTCTTGATAGCCTCAAATCCAGACGTAATCGTGCTCTCAGCCATGGGCGTGAGCAATTGTACCTACGCGTTGCAAGCTTTAGATAACATCCCCGGCGTCAATAAAGTGGCTGCATATAGGTCTGGCAGAGTCTACGTGGTCTCCGGCCTTCCGGAGGACGCTCTTGAGGAGCCGTCTCTCATGTCTGTCTACGCCGTGGTCATGCTCCACAAAGTGCTTACCGGCAACGCGCCGCACTGTCTGACCTCCGCGTGGTTCCTCAAGAGTCTCAATGCAACTTTATTAATAAAAGGGATAAACAGCCCGTGA